CAGACGATACCCCAAAGAATGTGTCTCGTTTTGTTCGCCATCTTGACTGTTGGACAATGGACAAACTGGTACTCAGTGTCAGCTCAAAGCTATCTCCCAGTTGAGTTGCAGGGACAGTATACGAGTTCACAAATAAGGATGCACTTCTGTGCCGATGGAGGGTAATCATCTTGTTTATTCTTATATCCTGAATTGGCGATATAGACCAAACATAGTTCCATTTTTTTATGACCAAAATACTAGCCATGATGGGGAGTCAATAGTTTcaataatttgattttaaaaacattacataTAAATAAAGTGTTGTTTGTTAAACAAATACCTCCTAAACTTCGCTGGAAAAATGACCAATAATGCATTTATTCACACGATAATATTATGGTTGTTACTTGTATAACGatgaaaacatgtttaaaattaataatttttaagTTACTCAacattttattgctttgtttgACACAATTCAGAGATGCTGCAGGTTTTCTTGTCCTGTTGTCCTGTTGCACCTATGTTTAGCCTACTGGACGTAGCTGATTGACCAAAATCGAAATATTTACAGTGATATGAACAGTTTTGTTCAGTTTGAGAAGGGGGGGTTCGCCTCTGCCCACGCGTCACCACCAATCAacaattttgagtttttttttttataaaatgttgatGATTTTCAACTGATATTCAATCCTGGCATGACTAAACTTATCCAGTTGTTTAAGTTGTCGGTTTGTGTTTTATTGACAGGGATACCTGCTTGCCTATTGGAGGCCTACGGTATATTTGCTGTGGAACTTATACATACCAATGTTTCAGAGACACAGGTTTGTTTAGATTTTTTCTCTCTTTAGAACTTCTTGAAATAAACATAAACTTTTCAGCTATtttttccagcatttttttaagtttttgatgttttttccttttcatcAGAGTAAAGAGAATTATACAACCAGTTATTATGATAATTTATCTGTCAGCGCCCTCAACCGCATGAATTTTGATATTATGAGATTATAATATTTTCACGGCACAacgaaaatgtttttgttagaCAGTATTGGCACATCTATATTCCTTAAGGGAGGGTGTACCATTAGTAATTACTAACAAACAACAATAACCATAAAAATTGTTAAGatacactgcagctgttgttAATGTATAACGTGTTGGGAAACATTTCCCTCCTCCagaaatgtggttttagagaaagggattTAAAAGATcgtcaatctgagaaacatttctcagattgtgtattccaggATTAATCTTTCTTCAGAAACGCTATCACCTTTTTAAACGAAATGTTTACAGTTTTATTGTAAATcaatattatttacatttatGGATTAAAAGAATCGATCAGTAAAAACCACACACCCGCAAGACGTAACATTCATCTATTTTCGAGGTAAAAATACCAAACTAACAATAGGACCCCCTCAAACAAACTATTGTTGTGCACCATACGGCGTGTTCGGTTagcatttgattttgttcgtcAGGTCGCATTAAAAGTATTTTCTCATTCGTGTTATTGCAGAACATCCCATGTGTAAGGAAGATGGACAAGTTTATTTTTGCAGTTATCGAGATGCCATCGTGTGTCAGTATGAAGACCGTAGAGGTTCATGCATCTACTCCAACTCGTCCTCTATTCAACCTCTGTGCGTGTGTAAAGAAAATGGCAGCTGGCCAATATCTGATGCACAGTCGTCTCAAATCAGAGGGTACGTACTTTGACGTTGGATAAAACCAATATTCTTAGATAAAAAGCAAATTCGCATTTCGATTTTCACTTTGGAA
Above is a genomic segment from Asterias amurensis chromosome 6, ASM3211899v1 containing:
- the LOC139938081 gene encoding uncharacterized protein, translating into MWQTIPQRMCLVLFAILTVGQWTNWYSVSAQSYLPVELQGQYTSSQIRMHFCADGGDTCLPIGGLRYICCGTYTYQCFRDTEHPMCKEDGQVYFCSYRDAIVCQYEDRRGSCIYSNSSSIQPLCVCKENGSWPISDAQSSQIRGSCMDIETTVGSPGSSPGPPTVTSSMSDQTTVTSPTNDQTTETIAHRKSGSGEVNITSIVLGAILVIVLLVLLVLVVMVVKLRRNQTPTMKVTTNPANSAANSAGKYSM